A single Plasmodium knowlesi strain H genome assembly, chromosome: 13 DNA region contains:
- a CDS encoding POM1-like protein, producing MVRCQLFLFYLILIHYVLAVRNKSRPKADFYLKTNCELVKRRKNGSKAYFKRKVRDEDLGLRSFYDQLRGGRSNCSSAGNHDNHVDRRNSGALRATSTFVSKYYKININDVYSYLNRKKYEYIETDVKITLKYCPFCPPHKYKYDNMYKHEIFKNTGNSYCHRCGYKGSFYDFKLKMGDLVTSNFESTVVNNTTYEEEKITFNDVKVYNMNLLYSKEAEGARKYLVEERKLNLETLKKYYIGFSIMEFQSLENSGKFEKHECLIFPFIKKANDMNSIGLNGNRNNTNEKDSYEIVRIKVRSLRDKGYMRLYPKNVKDEMKLFFFGDHLVSNSEEIVLTEGEIDAMTVNQETNYAAISLPNGSKSLPIYLLPYLERFKKIHLWLDFDKAGKSSVFNFVNKIGLGRTNVINDTNVQYLDEQVFERKRKNMLTKGGLLLPLMIGDNAIGVAEQKQDAIKENTQSGEKNGNTECIAGGNEPNTAVDPISGTKKSDLQITEKAKSEGDGKNNSICGDTGNKQEEAQKKVNEESKVRAFHFVQNNIMYIPNNIVVKDANDCLRHNIDIRFFIENSEKVKHSQILNFNDLRQNILEELKYPDRINGIKSKTIPSLNKFLYGLRMGELSIWTGPTGVGKTTLLSQLSLDYCIQGVSTLWGSFEINNIKLGKVMLNQFCGKNLEKNIELFDLYADKFELLPLKFLKFHGSTNIDQVLDAMDYAVYAYDVKHIIIDNLQFMLNINKFSDIYELQNIAIDKFRSFSTNKNVHITLVVHPRKEDNNLLSIASVFGSVKSTQEADNVFIIQRQVSKTNETVFFIDIKKNRFKGCLGRIPYLYNKENMTIKEMSIGYLNDAIPSSGYGTKVTTPPSNFVPNVGPLRGGLDFTLCDEYDYMKQLSEEYESKHAMRKYRVGADGRVSGVGSASTNNPNASSSVHRAPNECRNDSGATDSLRNNQNNDNKSVNQVGDAEDDPTSNNRVVNTNDKSEEGRIKKNMLKGDDQGRTTTPVGKTTKSDKPSGDIIHVQNSPNTKREKQEAAPDVPKQNVSSYRLSSEGITKLCEEIKDNKNEMLKDREITISMRNCVINKDSTIKDIRNFIKTNKLNIKTAGKNLKKVDVFIAILQSIPKEYITIKYGGGDVEKDNPDKNSVGNRTGENVKRTKVHSTLAENHNGVITGGNPSGALPVGGPTKNNFNIVSSVKESSASGHNIGHSLRGYVSHPGKEDALSGEKQYSEEIKSIYGEEVTKRYIQDNIINVDDNIVKRSGMFKLEGDNKMVSNEKLEYYEPVKKFDDDIESRFFLINDNNYNEKINNIYKNVTHCGLDIETTGLEVFDEKIRLIQIAVENYPVIIYDMFNITKESILTGLREILKNEKVVKIIQNGKFDAKFLMHNNFQVDNIFDTYIASKLLDKNKNMYGFKLNNIVEKYLNVTLDKQQQNSVWNNSLLNNNQLFYAARDSSCLLKLYKKLKSEICKENMETVNDIENKCILPICDMELNGITVDLESLKKSTNEILSELNTETSKLKAELKDEEININSQQQVLKALQNNNVRDISNKLIENTSDSNLKNFLNHKEVVLLRNYRRLYKLYSAFYLKLPQHINKKTNKIHTTFNQLKTFSGRFSSEKPNLQQIPRQKNIREIFIPQKDNIFIIADFKQIELKIAAEITNDDIMLKAYNNNIDLHTLTASIITKKPIADVNKEDRHIAKAINFGLIYGMNYVNLKNYANTYYNLNMNLDQCLYFYNSFFEHYKGIYRWHNQIKQIRGLEYSTLSNRKVIFPYFSFTKALNYPVQGTCADILKLSLVELYKNLKPIHGKIILCVHDEIIIEVDKKYQEDALKILVESMENSASFFLKKVKCEVSVKIAQNWGSKE from the coding sequence ATGGTTCGATGTcaattattccttttctactTAATCCTTATCCATTATGTGTTAGCAGTTCGAAATAAAAGTAGGCCGAAAGCGGATTTTTACTTGAAGACGAATTGCGAATTGGTGAAGAGGCGAAAGAATGGCTCGAAGGCATATTTCAAGAGGAAGGTTCGGGATGAGGATTTAGGTTTGAGGTCATTCTATGACCAGTTGAGAGGGGGGAGAAGTAATTGTAGCAGTGCCGGTAACCATGATAACCACGTTGATCGACGCAACAGCGGCGCGCTGCGTGCCACGAGCACGTTCGTATCCAAGTActacaaaataaatataaacgaTGTGTACAGCTACCTGAATAGGAAGAAGTATGAGTACATAGAGACAGACGTGAAGATAACGCTCAAGTACTGTCCATTTTGCCCTCCACACAAGTATAAATATGATAATATGTACAAGcatgaaatttttaaaaacaccGGAAATAGTTATTGCCACAGGTGTGGATATAAAGGGAGCTTCTACGATTTCAAACTAAAAATGGGAGACCTCGTAACAAGCAATTTCGAAAGTACTGTTGTGAACAATACGACctatgaggaggaaaaaataacctTCAACGATGTTAAGGTGTATAATATGAATTTGTTGTACTCCAAGGAGGCAGAAGGGGCAAGGAAATATTTAGTCGAAGAAAGGAAGCTAAATTTAGAGACGTTAAAAAAGTATTATATAGGATTTTCTATCATGGAATTTCAGTCGTTAGAAAATTCaggaaaatttgaaaaacacGAATGCttaattttcccctttataaaaaaagcCAATGATATGAATTCGATAGGGTTAAATGGAAATAGAAACAACACCAATGAAAAAGATTCCTACGAAATTGTCCGCATAAAGGTAAGAAGCTTAAGGGATAAAGGATACATGAGATTATACCCCAAGAATGTGAAAGACGAAATgaaattattcttttttggaGACCATTTGGTTAGTAATTCTGAAGAGATTGTCCTGACGGAAGGGGAGATAGATGCCATGACTGTAAATCAGGAGACGAATTATGCCGCCATTTCTTTGCCTAATGGTTCCAAATCTCTTCCCATATATTTGTTGCCATATTTGGAAAGattcaaaaaaatacaccTGTGGCTGGATTTCGACAAGGCCGGAAAATCTAGCGtctttaattttgttaataaaaTTGGCCTAGGGAGAACGAACGTAATAAACGATACGAATGTGCAATATCTGGATGAACAGGTGTTcgagaggaagaggaaaaatatgttaaCTAAGGGAGGTCTCCTCTTACCCCTAATGATTGGCGATAACGCCATTGGCGTAGCGGAGCAGAAGCAGGATGCTATTAAAGAAAATACGCaaagtggtgaaaaaaatgggaatacTGAGTGTATAGCGGGTGGAAATGAACCCAACACAGCTGTAGATCCCATATCAGGTACAAAGAAATCAGATTTGCAAATAACAGAAAAGGCGAAAAGTGAAGGTGATGGGAAAAACAATTCCATTTGTGGTGACACGGGAAATAAGCAAGAGGAggcgcaaaaaaaagtaaatgaaGAATCCAAAGTAAGAGCATTCCACTTTGTACAGAACAACATCATGTACATACCAAACAACATCGTTGTAAAGGATGCCAATGACTGTCTAAGACATAACATAGATATACGATTTTTTATAGAAAATAGCGAAAAGGTAAAACATAGCCAAATATTAAACTTCAATGATTTAAGGCAAAACATTTTGGAAGAATTAAAATATCCGGATAGAATAAATGGAATAAAGAGTAAAACCATTCCATCTTTGAATAAATTTCTATATGGCCTACGTATGGGAGAATTATCCATATGGACAGGTCCAACAGGGGTAGGAAAAACTACTCTCCTGTCTCAACTTTCGCTAGATTATTGCATCCAGGGGGTATCTACCTTATGGGGGTCCTTTGaaattaataatataaaattagGAAAAGTAATGTTAAATCAATTTTGTGGAAAAAacttagaaaaaaatattgaattATTTGATCTATATGCAGATAAGTTTGAATTATTACCGTTAAAATTTCTGAAGTTTCATGGAAGTACAAATATTGATCAAGTCCTGGATGCCATGGATTATGCAGTTTATGCCTACGATGTGAAGCATATAATTATTGATAATTTACAATTCATgctaaatataaataaattttctgaTATTTATGAACTACAAAATATTGCAATAGATAAATTTCGATCCTTCAGTACAAATAAGAATGTCCACATCACTTTGGTTGTTCACCCAAGGAAGGAGGACAACAACCTTCTGTCCATAGCTTCCGTGTTTGGTAGTGTCAAATCTACGCAGGAAGCTGATAACGTGTTTATCATACAGAGACAAGTATCTAAAACAAATGAAACTGTTTTTTTCAtagacattaaaaaaaacagatttAAGGGATGCTTGGGTAGAATCCCTTACTTGTAcaataaagaaaatatgaCCATCAAGGAGATGTCCATTGGCTACTTAAATGATGCCATTCCCAGCAGCGGCTATGGGACCAAGGTTACCACCCCTCCTTCTAATTTTGTGCCGAACGTTGGGCCCCTTCGTGGTGGCCTGGATTTCACGCTGTGCGATGAGTATGACTATATGAAGCAGTTGTCCGAAGAGTACGAATCCAAACACGCAATGCGCAAGTACCGCGTTGGCGCTGATGGTAGGGTTAGCGGTGTCGGGAGTGCAAGTACAAATAACCCTAACGCTTCTTCCTCCGTACACCGCGCTCCAAATGAATGTAGGAACGATAGCGGCGCGACTGACTCTTTACGCAATAACCAAAATAATGATAACAAGTCAGTCAACCAAGTAGGCGATGCAGAGGATGACCCCACAAGTAATAATCGCGTAGTTAATACAAACGACAAAagcgaagaaggaagaataaaaaaaaacatgctcAAGGGTGATGACCAAGGACGCACAACAACCCCTGTAGGAAAAACTACAAAAAGTGATAAACCAAGTGGTGATATCATCCATGTGCAAAATTCACCAAAcacaaaaagggagaagcaGGAGGCAGCCCCAGATGTGCCCAAACAAAATGTATCATCCTACCGATTGAGCAGTGAAGGGATAACAAAACTATgcgaagaaataaaagacaacaaaaatgaaatgctaAAAGATAGAGAGATAACCATATCAATGAGGAACTGTGTTATAAATAAAGATTCAACGATAAAAGACATTCGAAATTTTATAAAGACAAACAagttaaatataaaaacggCTGGAAAGAATCTAAAAAAGGTAGACGTTTTTATAGCCATTTTGCAAAGTATTCCGAAGGAGTACATAACGATTAAGTACGGAGGAGGGGATGTAGAAAAGGATAATCCAGATAAAAACAGTGTGGGAAATAGAACTGGTGAAAATGTGAAACGGACCAAAGTGCATAGCACGCTCGCAGAAAATCATAACGGTGTGATAACGGGGGGTAATCCTTCCGGCGCATTACCAGTTGGGGGGCCCACCAAGAACAATTTCAACATTGTTTCGTCTGTTAAGGAATCCTCTGCGAGCGGCCATAACATTGGGCATAGTTTACGTGGTTATGTAAGTCACCCCGGAAAGGAGGATGCCCTGTCGGGAGAGAAGCAGTAcagtgaagaaataaaatcgATATACGGGGAGGAAGTTACAAAAAGGTACATACAAGATAATATAATCAACGTAGACGACAACATTGTTAAGCGGAGTGGCATGTTCAAATTGGAAGGAGACAACAAAATGGTAAGTAACGAAAAATTGGAGTATTACGAACCGGTGAAAAAATTCGATGACGATATTGAGTCGAgattttttctcataaatGACAATAATTACAATGAAAAGATTaataatatttacaaaaacgTAACGCACTGCGGATTAGACATTGAGACAACCGGACTGGAAGTTTTTGACGAGAAAATTCGCCTCATTCAGATCGCCGTGGAGAATTACCCAGTGATCATTTACGATATGTTTAACATAACGAAGGAAAGCATCTTGACTGGGTTGAGGGAAATCctaaaaaacgaaaaagtgGTGAAAATTATACAAAACGGAAAATTTGATGCCAAATTCTTAATGCACAACAATTTCCAAGTGGATAACATATTCGACACGTATATAGCTAGCAAACTTttagataaaaataaaaatatgtacggATTTAAGCTGAACAATATTGTagagaaatatttaaatgtAACCCTAGACAAGCAACAGCAAAATAGTGTGTGGAATAATTCTTTGTTGAATAATAATCAACTGTTTTACGCAGCCAGAGATTCCAGCTGTTTACTGaaattgtacaaaaaattaaaatctgAAATTTGTaaggaaaatatggaaaCGGTGAATGATATTGAAAATAAGTGCATTTTGCCTATTTGTGATATGGAGCTTAATGGTATCACGGTGGACCTGGAAAGTTTGAAGAAAAGTACGAATGAAATTTTGAGCGAATTAAATACAGAAACAAGCAAATTGAAGGCAGAGCTGAAAGACGAAGAAATTAACATTAACTCACAGCAACAGGTACTAAAAGCATTACAAAATAACAACGTGAGGGATATTTCAAATAAGCTTATCGAAAATACATCCGATTCAAACTTGAAAAATTTCCTCAACCATAAGGAAGTAGTCCTATTAAGAAATTACAGAAGATTGTACAAGCTGTACTCCGCCTTTTACTTAAAGTTACCACAAcacataaacaaaaaaacgaacaaaataCACACGACATTTAATCAGTTAAAAACTTTCTCAGGTAGATTTAGCAGTGAAAAACCAAACTTACAGCAAATTccaaggcaaaaaaatataagggaaatttttattcctcaAAAAGACAACATATTTATAATCGCCGACTTTAAGCAAATTGAGCTAAAAATAGCTGCCGAAATTACCAATGACGATATTATGCTCAAAGCGTACAATAACAATATCGATCTGCACACACTCACAGCTAGTATTATCACGAAGAAGCCCATAGCGGATGTAAATAAGGAAGACAGACATATTGCCAAGGCCATAAACTTTGGGTTAATTTACGGAATGAATTATGTGAATCTGAAAAATTATGCAAACACATATTACAACTTAAATATGAACCTAGATCAAtgcctttatttttacaactcCTTTTTTGAGCATTATAAGGGCATATATAGATGGCATaatcaaataaaacaaatcaGAGGTTTAGAGTATTCCACTCTTTCCAACAGGAAAGTCATATTcccctatttttctttcaccaaGGCTTTGAATTACCCAGTACAGGGCACCTGCGctgatattttaaaattgtccTTAGTTGAGctatataaaaatttgaaacCTATCCATGGGAAAATCATCCTCTGTGTACATGATGAAATTATTATCGAGGTTGACAAGAAATATCAGGAGGATGCTTTAAAAATCCTCGTGGAATCGATGGAAAATTCcgcttcgttttttttgaaaaaagtcaAGTGCGAGGTTTCCGTGAAGATTGCGCAGAACTGGGGCTCCAAGGAGTAG